A region from the Tahibacter amnicola genome encodes:
- a CDS encoding IS5 family transposase (programmed frameshift) translates to MSKLEIKDDLWDVIRRLLPPEPDRPKGGRPRVPDRAAINGIVFVLRTGIPWEHLPLRLGYGSGMTCWRRLRDWQQSGVWDRLHKELLRRLRSYDQIDMSRVSVDAASVPSPPGGEETGPNPTDRGKLGCKRHVAVDARGTPLSFLISGANTHDSKCFEAVVNALPAVGGLRGRPRRWPDKVHADKGYDYEHCRHALRHRGIVQRIARRGVESSQRLGKHRWVVERTFAWLNRFKRLRIRYERRPEIYLAFGLLACSLICWRAIERFC, encoded by the exons ATGAGTAAGCTTGAGATCAAGGACGATCTGTGGGACGTGATTCGGCGGCTACTTCCGCCGGAGCCAGATCGCCCGAAAGGTGGTCGGCCAAGAGTGCCGGATCGTGCTGCCATCAACGGCATCGTGTTTGTCCTGAGGACGGGGATTCCATGGGAGCATTTGCCGCTCCGGCTAGGCTATGGATCCGGCATGACCTGCTGGCGACGGCTGCGAGACTGGCAGCAGAGCGGTGTTTGGGATCGATTGCACAAGGAACTGTTGCGGCGGTTGCGTAGCTACGATCAGATCGACATGTCGCGAGTGAGTGTGGATGCAGCGAGTGTTCCTTC TCCCCCGGGCGGGGAGGAAACCGGTCCAAATCCTACCGATCGAGGAAAGTTGGGGTGCAAAAGGCACGTTGCGGTCGATGCCAGGGGCACGCCGCTCTCGTTCCTCATCAGCGGCGCGAACACGCACGACAGCAAGTGCTTCGAAGCCGTAGTCAATGCGTTACCTGCGGTTGGTGGTCTTCGAGGGCGTCCTCGGCGATGGCCAGACAAGGTTCATGCTGACAAGGGATACGACTACGAACATTGCCGACACGCGTTACGGCACCGTGGAATCGTCCAGCGTATCGCTCGGCGAGGCGTCGAATCTAGCCAGCGACTGGGCAAGCATCGTTGGGTCGTCGAAAGAACGTTTGCTTGGCTCAACCGATTCAAACGCCTTCGCATCCGGTATGAGCGCCGCCCTGAAATCTATCTGGCCTTCGGATTGCTCGCTTGCTCATTGATCTGCTGGCGTGCGATTGAACGGTTTTGTTAG
- a CDS encoding EF-hand domain-containing protein: MKAYTVGLAAALCLMSFGVVAQTSGNTPQNQPPAGTSPNTPPANRSSTNPQSGSTTGTDTSATAAKSGDSNMANTMDVQSFQRFDSDSDGNLSNTEFNKAGMRTMTLAQVDKNGDGRISRDEWTGYRDTNNTQNQREQRR, encoded by the coding sequence ATGAAAGCGTATACTGTTGGACTCGCCGCAGCGCTGTGCCTGATGTCGTTTGGTGTTGTGGCGCAAACCTCGGGAAACACCCCGCAGAACCAGCCGCCCGCCGGTACCTCCCCCAATACGCCGCCTGCGAACCGGTCGTCCACCAATCCCCAGAGTGGTTCAACGACCGGAACGGATACGTCCGCCACGGCGGCAAAGAGCGGCGATTCGAACATGGCGAACACCATGGATGTGCAGTCGTTCCAGCGATTTGACAGTGACAGTGACGGCAACCTCAGCAACACCGAGTTCAACAAGGCTGGCATGCGAACGATGACGCTGGCCCAGGTCGACAAGAATGGCGACGGCCGCATTTCCCGCGACGAGTGGACCGGCTACCGCGACACCAACAACACCCAGAATCAGCGCGAGCAGCGGCGGTAA
- a CDS encoding transposase, producing the protein MSAPRHQMVPPGEAGYFHCISRCVRRAFLCGQDTYTGQSFDHRKQWIEDRLYQLANIFAVGVYAYAVMSNHVHVVAHVNPGVAASWSADEVAERWLRLCPVRSGSEIDLAASAIKASHIAADPAKVAIYRERLASLPWFMRCLNEPIARRANREDACTGRFWEGRYRCQALLDETALLACMTYVDLNPIRAGIASDLPSSRHTSICRRLQHVGSRALLEPIAGHPTHALSMSVTDYVKLVEWTGARRRMDCRAPHFGDPPTVLRSLGMTPESWHAEVFTIESRYWRAVGSVEALINKARDLGQRWLKGGGLKRLCRSRVRSTVAA; encoded by the coding sequence ATGAGCGCCCCACGCCACCAGATGGTTCCACCCGGTGAAGCCGGATACTTCCACTGCATTTCCCGCTGCGTTCGGCGCGCATTCCTCTGCGGCCAGGACACCTACACCGGACAATCCTTTGACCATCGCAAGCAATGGATCGAGGACCGGCTGTACCAGCTGGCGAACATCTTCGCGGTAGGCGTCTACGCCTATGCCGTGATGAGCAACCATGTCCATGTCGTTGCCCACGTCAATCCAGGCGTGGCGGCAAGCTGGTCGGCAGATGAAGTTGCGGAACGCTGGTTGCGGCTGTGTCCGGTACGATCCGGTAGCGAGATCGATCTCGCGGCGTCAGCGATCAAGGCCAGCCATATTGCCGCCGATCCAGCGAAGGTGGCGATCTATCGTGAACGGCTCGCCTCGTTGCCCTGGTTCATGCGCTGCTTGAATGAACCGATCGCGCGACGCGCCAACCGCGAAGATGCGTGTACCGGGCGATTCTGGGAAGGTCGGTATCGCTGCCAGGCCTTGCTCGACGAAACGGCGCTGCTTGCCTGCATGACGTATGTCGATCTCAACCCGATCCGTGCTGGTATCGCGTCGGATCTTCCTTCGTCGAGGCACACCTCGATCTGCCGGCGCCTGCAGCACGTCGGAAGCAGGGCACTTCTTGAGCCCATAGCGGGCCACCCCACTCACGCGTTGTCCATGTCAGTAACCGACTACGTGAAACTCGTGGAGTGGACAGGCGCCCGGCGACGAATGGACTGCCGTGCCCCCCACTTTGGTGACCCGCCGACTGTGCTTCGATCCCTCGGAATGACACCCGAGTCCTGGCACGCCGAGGTGTTCACGATCGAATCACGCTACTGGAGAGCCGTCGGCTCCGTGGAAGCGCTGATCAACAAGGCACGGGATCTCGGTCAGCGTTGGCTTAAGGGCGGAGGCTTGAAACGCCTTTGTCGATCGCGCGTTCGGTCAACCGTCGCAGCATAG
- a CDS encoding glycosyltransferase — MRPGLTSVIVVAANSGPGLLDCVRRALDSDTPVELLISDNASRDGSVDALRRQWAGDARVRILDNGANLGFGAGANRAAAQAQGDALVILNPDCYVDPPTFAAVRRVASAHANAGIVGVRIVDALGNDEPASIRRDPTLRRSLMTLTGLSRRESESARYEGVNAVVDSARANATFEVEAISGAFMYLPRRAFDAVGGFDEGYFLHCEDLDLCRRLRDSGHRVLYAGEIRLEHGKGGSSHGRPVFVAWHKHRGMWRWFRRFDPAARNPLVAVLVGVGLWARFAAQLPRLILRRWARS, encoded by the coding sequence ATGCGGCCCGGCCTGACCAGCGTCATCGTCGTGGCCGCCAACAGCGGCCCCGGCCTTCTGGATTGCGTACGGCGTGCGCTCGACAGCGACACGCCGGTGGAGCTGCTGATCAGCGACAACGCCTCGCGCGACGGCAGCGTCGACGCCCTGCGTCGCCAATGGGCCGGCGATGCCCGCGTGCGGATCCTCGACAATGGCGCCAATCTCGGCTTCGGCGCGGGCGCCAACCGCGCTGCTGCCCAGGCGCAGGGCGACGCCCTGGTCATTCTCAATCCCGATTGCTATGTCGATCCGCCTACGTTCGCAGCGGTGCGGCGTGTTGCTTCGGCGCACGCCAATGCGGGCATCGTCGGCGTCCGTATCGTCGATGCCCTGGGCAACGATGAACCGGCTTCGATCCGTCGCGACCCCACCCTGCGGCGCAGCCTGATGACCCTCACCGGCCTGTCGCGCCGGGAATCGGAATCTGCGCGCTACGAAGGCGTCAATGCCGTTGTCGACAGTGCCCGCGCGAACGCCACATTTGAAGTCGAGGCCATCTCCGGCGCCTTCATGTACCTGCCTCGCCGGGCATTTGACGCAGTGGGTGGTTTTGACGAAGGCTACTTCTTGCATTGTGAGGATCTGGATCTTTGCCGCCGCCTGCGTGACAGCGGGCATCGCGTGCTTTACGCGGGCGAGATCCGTCTCGAGCATGGCAAGGGCGGATCCAGTCATGGCCGGCCGGTCTTCGTCGCGTGGCACAAACATCGTGGCATGTGGCGCTGGTTCCGGCGATTCGATCCGGCGGCGCGCAACCCGCTCGTCGCCGTGCTGGTCGGCGTGGGCTTGTGGGCGCGATTTGCCGCGCAGCTGCCGCGGCTGATTCTGCGCCGTTGGGCGCGTTCCTGA
- a CDS encoding class I SAM-dependent methyltransferase, protein MKPSQALEFTGERFTPECVREIWYEHWHRYAFVRPLAVGKRVLDAACGEGYGSALMAEVAASVQGLDIAEQAVAHARARYGDRPNLQFGQADATRLELPPGSMDLAVSFETLEHVERQDELLQGLARALTDTGLLVISSPDKATYSDAAGFQNEFHVRELYRDEFLALLARHFGHVRLYGQRLLFQSAIWPMEPSDIGHSRIWTAEADGRVVAGPQYPPVYYIAVCSRSPLPAGLPGDSWFGDRDESVYQHYNHEIRKNMAAGGRIAELEAEVDRLRTALDALEKAAAPPLVRAGRCRGGGVGRRSDRVCRRGHGLPGHTRRDEPPRQSVFACGALVSRIGSLP, encoded by the coding sequence ATGAAACCGTCCCAGGCCCTGGAGTTCACCGGAGAGCGCTTCACGCCCGAATGCGTGCGCGAGATCTGGTATGAACACTGGCATCGCTATGCCTTCGTCCGCCCGCTGGCGGTGGGCAAGCGCGTTCTCGATGCTGCCTGCGGCGAGGGTTACGGCAGCGCCCTGATGGCCGAGGTGGCTGCCTCGGTGCAGGGGCTGGATATCGCCGAACAGGCCGTCGCGCATGCCCGCGCGCGCTACGGCGACCGGCCCAACCTGCAGTTCGGCCAGGCCGACGCCACCCGGCTCGAGCTGCCGCCCGGCAGCATGGACCTGGCCGTATCGTTCGAGACGCTCGAACACGTCGAGCGCCAGGACGAACTGCTCCAGGGGCTTGCGCGGGCCCTGACCGACACCGGCCTGCTGGTGATTTCCTCGCCGGACAAGGCCACCTACAGCGACGCCGCCGGGTTCCAGAACGAATTCCACGTGCGCGAGCTGTATCGCGACGAATTCCTCGCCCTGCTGGCCCGGCATTTCGGCCATGTGCGCCTCTACGGGCAACGCCTGCTGTTCCAGTCGGCGATATGGCCGATGGAGCCTTCTGACATCGGCCACAGCCGGATCTGGACCGCGGAGGCCGACGGCCGGGTCGTCGCCGGCCCGCAGTACCCGCCGGTCTACTACATCGCCGTGTGCTCCCGTTCGCCCCTTCCGGCGGGCCTTCCGGGCGATTCCTGGTTCGGCGACCGCGACGAGTCGGTCTATCAGCATTACAATCACGAGATTCGCAAGAACATGGCGGCCGGCGGGCGCATCGCCGAACTCGAAGCCGAGGTCGACCGCCTACGCACCGCATTGGATGCGCTTGAGAAAGCGGCAGCGCCCCCATTGGTGAGGGCCGGCAGATGCCGTGGTGGCGGCGTTGGACGTCGCAGCGATAGGGTTTGCCGGCGCGGCCACGGATTGCCAGGCCACACGCGCCGGGATGAACCACCCAGACAATCAGTTTTCGCATGCGGCGCCCTGGTGTCGCGCATCGGGTCATTGCCATGA
- a CDS encoding ABC transporter ATP-binding protein, translated as MSADLLVEARGLGKDYPHVFRRADRFRALLRLLAGRTPAAVTPVLRDVNLRVVRGQSLGLIGENGAGKSTLLKLLTGVLTPSHGDVTVNGRVGALLELGAGFHPEYSGRDNIAMSAALQGFDREELAAKLPEIVAFADIGRYIDEPVKHYSSGMVVRLGFAIIAATRPDLLITDEVLAVGDESFQKKCIRWIEDYLDGGGTLILVSHSMYHIQKLCRQALWLHQGQVRASGEVFDVTQAYLAHHERKTAETVPERDVEAVRRLEFHVRQVRMNGHEGEQPQVVEQGGSLCVEATIASRDGRVPVVHVGIVRADGTPVYGISSDMDGVQPAPAGEGDYRIRLHLTDLALLPGSYSVRVHPMDTEGMRLFDTVERAVTIKGRSREAGLVRLAHVWEHAAPLPATPAE; from the coding sequence GTGAGCGCCGATCTCCTCGTCGAAGCGCGTGGGCTGGGCAAGGACTATCCGCACGTCTTCCGTCGCGCTGATCGCTTCCGCGCGCTGCTGCGCCTTCTTGCCGGCCGGACGCCAGCGGCCGTGACGCCGGTCCTGCGGGACGTCAACCTGCGCGTCGTCCGGGGGCAGTCGCTGGGATTGATTGGCGAGAACGGCGCTGGCAAATCCACCCTGTTGAAGCTCCTCACCGGCGTGTTGACGCCCAGCCACGGCGACGTGACGGTCAACGGGCGTGTCGGTGCCTTGCTGGAGCTGGGCGCCGGCTTCCACCCCGAGTATTCCGGCCGCGACAACATCGCGATGTCGGCCGCGCTGCAGGGTTTTGACCGCGAGGAACTTGCGGCGAAGCTGCCGGAAATCGTCGCCTTCGCCGATATCGGCCGCTACATCGACGAACCGGTGAAGCACTATTCGTCCGGCATGGTGGTGCGCCTGGGCTTCGCCATCATCGCGGCGACCCGGCCGGACCTCCTGATCACCGACGAGGTGCTGGCGGTCGGCGACGAGTCGTTCCAGAAGAAGTGCATCCGCTGGATCGAGGACTACCTCGACGGCGGCGGGACGCTGATCCTGGTGTCGCACAGCATGTACCACATCCAGAAACTTTGCCGGCAGGCGCTCTGGCTGCACCAGGGGCAGGTGCGCGCTTCCGGCGAAGTATTCGACGTGACGCAGGCCTACCTCGCGCACCACGAGCGCAAAACCGCCGAAACGGTTCCGGAACGGGATGTCGAAGCGGTGCGTCGGCTCGAGTTTCATGTCCGCCAGGTGCGCATGAACGGTCACGAGGGCGAACAGCCGCAGGTCGTGGAGCAGGGGGGCAGTCTCTGCGTGGAGGCGACCATCGCTTCCCGCGATGGCCGCGTACCCGTGGTCCACGTCGGCATCGTCCGTGCGGACGGAACGCCGGTCTACGGCATCAGCTCCGACATGGATGGCGTGCAGCCCGCCCCGGCCGGCGAGGGGGACTACCGCATTCGTCTGCACCTCACCGACCTCGCCCTGCTGCCCGGCAGCTATTCAGTGCGGGTCCACCCCATGGATACCGAGGGCATGCGTCTGTTCGATACCGTCGAGCGTGCCGTCACCATCAAAGGGCGCAGCCGGGAGGCGGGACTGGTGCGGCTGGCTCATGTCTGGGAACATGCCGCCCCCTTGCCGGCAACACCCGCAGAATGA
- a CDS encoding ABC transporter permease translates to MQALALALHLARRDLKNRYLGSFSGGAWALVQPLVQLAVYAFVFGYLFKARVPGADAPGYVPFLVVAMWPWVAFSEAVTRATTAIQDNASLIGKVSLPRPALVLAPVLASFALHGAGFVALLLVLAAAGTGVHLSGLLLALPALLLLFALALGISLLLSAMQVFVRDIAPALPQILMLWMFISPVFYARDILPEEYRSWMDFNPYSVFVEYFRFALLGMPPPGARGVVVGVAAVLLAVVTGYAAFRRLERHFEDFL, encoded by the coding sequence ATGCAGGCATTGGCCCTCGCGCTGCACCTCGCACGCCGCGACCTGAAGAACCGTTATCTGGGCAGCTTCAGCGGCGGCGCGTGGGCGTTGGTCCAGCCGCTGGTGCAGCTCGCGGTGTATGCCTTTGTATTTGGATACCTTTTCAAGGCGCGCGTGCCCGGTGCTGATGCGCCGGGCTACGTACCGTTTCTGGTCGTGGCGATGTGGCCGTGGGTGGCGTTTTCCGAAGCCGTCACGCGCGCGACGACGGCCATCCAGGACAACGCCAGCCTGATCGGCAAAGTGTCCCTGCCGCGCCCGGCGCTGGTCCTGGCGCCCGTACTGGCCAGTTTCGCGCTGCACGGCGCCGGCTTCGTGGCCCTGCTACTGGTGCTCGCGGCGGCGGGCACGGGCGTGCACCTGAGTGGCCTGCTGCTTGCCCTTCCTGCACTGTTGCTTCTGTTTGCGCTGGCGCTGGGCATTTCGCTGCTGCTGTCGGCGATGCAGGTGTTCGTGCGGGATATCGCGCCCGCGCTGCCGCAGATCCTGATGCTGTGGATGTTCATCTCGCCAGTGTTCTATGCCCGCGACATCCTGCCGGAGGAATACCGCAGCTGGATGGACTTCAATCCCTATTCGGTATTTGTGGAATATTTCCGATTTGCTCTGCTGGGCATGCCGCCGCCCGGCGCGCGGGGCGTGGTGGTCGGCGTGGCTGCCGTCCTGCTCGCCGTGGTGACCGGATACGCCGCGTTTCGCCGCCTGGAGCGTCATTTCGAGGATTTCCTGTGA
- a CDS encoding peptidylprolyl isomerase codes for MKRFLLLGMFPVMVLAAGGPHDVVVKQGSATLTHADVDTVIRRLPEAERAKTMGDPKTLERTLNNMLLARQLADEARANGLDKDPAFIAEMRWLTEEKLAAARSEQISREIEQSVPDMQALAKEKYMADKAAFATKEVRDVRHILIGTKDGRSDAEAEALARKIHAEAVAAPDKFIDLVKANSDDPSKTQNDGAMPDATSPQFDPTFAGAVRKLAKVGDISEPVKTPWGYHIIKLERLSPARQRSFDEVKDGLVTDLRETYLKERKREYMDKLRNNKIEAEPETIGALRSRYDGKMPDAPAESARQP; via the coding sequence ATGAAACGCTTTCTGCTGCTGGGAATGTTCCCCGTCATGGTTCTGGCTGCCGGTGGGCCTCACGACGTCGTTGTGAAACAAGGCTCTGCCACGCTGACGCACGCCGATGTAGACACTGTCATTCGCCGACTCCCGGAAGCGGAACGGGCCAAAACAATGGGCGATCCGAAGACGCTGGAGCGCACGTTGAACAATATGCTTCTGGCGCGCCAGCTGGCGGACGAAGCACGCGCGAACGGCCTGGACAAAGATCCGGCCTTCATTGCCGAAATGCGCTGGCTCACCGAAGAAAAACTGGCGGCTGCGCGATCGGAACAGATCTCGCGGGAGATCGAGCAATCAGTACCTGATATGCAGGCCCTGGCCAAGGAAAAATACATGGCCGACAAGGCCGCCTTTGCCACCAAGGAAGTGCGAGACGTCCGCCATATCCTGATCGGCACCAAGGACGGCCGCAGCGACGCCGAAGCCGAGGCGCTGGCCAGGAAAATCCACGCGGAAGCCGTTGCGGCGCCGGACAAATTCATCGACCTGGTCAAGGCGAATTCCGACGATCCCAGCAAGACGCAGAACGACGGCGCGATGCCGGACGCCACGTCGCCTCAGTTCGACCCCACCTTTGCCGGCGCTGTTCGCAAGCTGGCCAAGGTGGGTGACATCTCCGAGCCGGTAAAAACGCCGTGGGGATACCACATCATCAAGCTGGAGCGACTGAGCCCCGCGCGCCAGCGCAGCTTCGATGAGGTGAAGGACGGTCTGGTCACCGATTTGCGCGAAACCTATCTGAAAGAGCGCAAGCGCGAGTACATGGACAAGCTGCGCAACAACAAGATCGAAGCGGAGCCGGAAACGATCGGCGCGTTGCGCTCGCGCTACGACGGAAAGATGCCGGACGCACCGGCTGAATCCGCCAGGCAGCCCTGA
- the gspD gene encoding type II secretion system secretin GspD: MRLRLTTLCLAAALVALSGCATTPAPRDTRVEQELLEQPQVKTEVDKLAESRAAGDQGPISLSSRSDQAKAPPPEIEKGTGQFINDEAAKAAIRSAPAEDGQLTFNFENQPIQAVAKAILGDLLQLNYVIAPGVQGNVSFSTSKPIKADQAMSILEMLLSWTNNSLVFSEGRYTVLPTKDALPGKLTPRIAAPSAAKGYEVRVFPLRFVSPKEMEKLLKPYAKSDAFVSVDTSRSMLVLAGTATELENYQRTIDIFDVDWLKGMSIGVYTIVNVEVAKIMPELDKLFGATGESPMAGMFRFVPIERTNSVIVITPNPDYLAQAEEWLRRLDQGGSESGTQLYVYDVKNVKSVDLADRLNEVFTGQSSGGSSRKTSRSGSVAPGLQAVEVRGMNDNSRRAEQAREKQAASANAPAQAAASFTIGDDESEVRITAVEENNQILVMANQSQWGIIQSAIKRLDVEPLQVQIETKILEVKLVGNLQYGVRWYLEGLIGTSGTGESRYTHSQPGNQQRGLFGANAIPTAGSSNVFYSFINNEIEVAINALQSDSNTKTLSAPSLVVLNNKEARINVGDQIPVVQNYLNSGFGSTLNSSGNSVSTTSYGAVQFRDVGVILTVTPRVNPGGLVYMEVSQEVSAKGEQDTTGNYTVAKREIETEIAVQSGQTVLLGGLIGESEIAGKNGVPGLSKIPLIGNLFGTTNKRRDRTELIIMITPRVVSSASEARDITDEYQRRLQSLAPIKNAGGDTLESAFGGKKK, encoded by the coding sequence GTGCGCCTACGCCTTACCACCCTTTGCCTTGCCGCGGCGCTGGTTGCGCTGTCCGGCTGTGCGACGACGCCTGCGCCACGCGACACGCGAGTCGAACAAGAACTGCTGGAACAGCCCCAGGTCAAGACCGAGGTCGACAAACTGGCCGAATCCCGCGCTGCGGGCGACCAGGGGCCGATCTCCCTCAGCTCCCGCTCGGACCAGGCCAAGGCACCGCCGCCGGAAATCGAGAAGGGCACCGGCCAGTTCATCAATGACGAGGCCGCCAAGGCGGCGATTCGCAGCGCCCCGGCCGAAGATGGCCAGCTCACCTTCAATTTCGAGAACCAGCCGATCCAGGCGGTGGCCAAGGCCATCCTGGGCGACCTGCTCCAGCTCAACTACGTGATTGCGCCGGGCGTCCAGGGCAACGTGAGTTTTTCGACGTCCAAGCCGATCAAGGCCGACCAGGCGATGTCGATCCTGGAAATGCTGCTGTCCTGGACGAACAACTCCCTGGTCTTCAGCGAAGGCCGCTACACCGTGCTGCCGACCAAGGACGCCCTGCCGGGCAAGCTGACGCCGCGCATCGCCGCGCCGTCTGCCGCCAAGGGTTACGAAGTGCGGGTATTCCCCCTGCGTTTCGTGTCGCCGAAGGAGATGGAGAAGCTCCTCAAGCCGTACGCCAAGAGCGACGCCTTCGTCTCGGTCGACACCTCGCGCAGCATGCTGGTGCTGGCCGGCACGGCGACCGAACTGGAAAACTACCAGCGCACCATCGACATCTTCGACGTGGACTGGCTCAAGGGCATGTCCATCGGCGTGTATACGATTGTCAATGTTGAAGTGGCGAAAATCATGCCGGAGCTGGACAAGCTCTTTGGCGCCACCGGTGAATCGCCGATGGCCGGCATGTTCCGTTTCGTGCCGATCGAGCGCACCAACTCGGTTATCGTGATCACGCCCAATCCGGATTACCTGGCGCAGGCCGAGGAATGGCTGCGTCGCCTGGATCAGGGTGGCAGTGAAAGCGGCACGCAGCTGTACGTCTATGACGTGAAGAACGTGAAATCCGTCGATCTTGCCGATCGCCTCAATGAGGTGTTCACCGGCCAGAGCAGTGGCGGTTCCTCGCGCAAGACCAGCCGCAGCGGCTCGGTGGCGCCGGGTCTGCAGGCGGTCGAAGTGCGCGGCATGAACGACAACAGCCGCCGTGCCGAGCAGGCGCGCGAGAAGCAGGCCGCCAGCGCCAACGCGCCGGCCCAGGCTGCGGCCTCGTTCACCATCGGCGATGATGAATCCGAAGTCCGCATCACGGCTGTCGAGGAAAACAACCAGATCCTGGTGATGGCGAACCAGAGCCAGTGGGGCATCATCCAGAGCGCGATCAAGCGACTGGATGTCGAACCGCTGCAGGTGCAGATCGAAACCAAGATCCTCGAAGTGAAGCTGGTCGGGAACCTGCAGTACGGCGTGCGCTGGTACCTGGAAGGCCTGATCGGCACCAGCGGCACCGGCGAAAGCCGCTATACGCACTCGCAGCCGGGCAACCAGCAACGAGGCCTGTTCGGCGCCAATGCCATCCCGACGGCAGGCAGCTCGAACGTCTTCTACTCATTCATTAATAATGAGATCGAAGTCGCCATCAACGCGCTGCAGTCCGATTCGAACACCAAGACCCTGTCGGCGCCTTCGCTGGTTGTCCTCAACAACAAGGAAGCCCGGATCAACGTCGGCGATCAGATTCCGGTGGTGCAGAACTACCTCAATTCCGGCTTCGGCTCGACGCTCAACTCCAGCGGGAACTCCGTCAGCACCACCAGCTATGGCGCCGTCCAGTTCCGCGACGTCGGCGTGATCCTCACCGTGACGCCGCGCGTCAATCCGGGTGGCCTGGTCTATATGGAAGTCAGCCAGGAAGTCAGCGCCAAGGGCGAGCAGGACACCACCGGTAACTACACCGTGGCCAAGCGTGAGATCGAGACGGAAATCGCCGTGCAGAGCGGCCAGACCGTGCTCCTGGGCGGCCTGATCGGTGAAAGCGAGATCGCCGGCAAGAACGGTGTGCCGGGCCTGAGCAAGATCCCCCTGATCGGCAATCTTTTCGGCACCACGAACAAGCGCCGCGACCGTACCGAGCTGATCATCATGATCACGCCCCGGGTCGTCAGCAGTGCCTCGGAAGCGCGCGATATCACTGACGAATACCAGCGTCGCCTGCAGTCCCTGGCGCCGATCAAGAATGCCGGCGGCGACACGCTCGAAAGCGCGTTCGGCGGCAAAAAGAAATAA
- the gspM gene encoding type II secretion system protein GspM — MRLLPDKNNGRLLAVVLTLIVALLVYLLGVHWWFVSPHLALRGQMADLREQQQRFRETSAQRAEIEKRLGEVREFEQSSQAFLNQTDANAAAADLIQRLKQAVNDRGGDQNRCQVLTNQTLTGGKPELYERVTIQVRMRCDLEPFSAIVYQLESGKPYLFVDQLMVYKQNYGYVPPGQKQPQQSALDIRFNLSGYLRKRGADKA, encoded by the coding sequence ATGCGTCTGCTGCCGGATAAGAACAACGGCCGCCTGCTCGCCGTCGTCCTCACCTTGATCGTCGCCCTGCTGGTCTACCTGCTGGGCGTGCACTGGTGGTTCGTGTCGCCGCACCTGGCCCTGCGCGGCCAGATGGCCGACCTGCGCGAGCAACAGCAGCGGTTCCGCGAAACCAGCGCCCAGCGTGCGGAAATCGAAAAACGGCTCGGCGAAGTGCGCGAGTTCGAGCAGAGCAGCCAGGCCTTCCTCAACCAGACCGACGCCAACGCGGCGGCGGCCGACCTCATCCAGCGCCTGAAACAGGCCGTCAATGACCGGGGCGGCGACCAGAACCGTTGCCAGGTGCTGACTAACCAGACCCTGACCGGCGGCAAGCCCGAGCTCTATGAGCGGGTGACGATCCAGGTGCGCATGCGCTGCGACCTCGAGCCGTTCTCGGCCATCGTCTACCAGCTGGAATCGGGCAAACCCTACCTCTTCGTCGACCAGCTGATGGTCTACAAGCAGAACTACGGCTATGTGCCGCCGGGCCAGAAGCAACCGCAGCAGAGCGCCCTGGATATCCGCTTCAACCTGTCGGGATATCTGCGCAAGCGAGGGGCTGACAAGGCATGA